The Gallus gallus isolate bGalGal1 chromosome 23, bGalGal1.mat.broiler.GRCg7b, whole genome shotgun sequence genome includes a region encoding these proteins:
- the LSM10 gene encoding U7 snRNA-associated Sm-like protein LSm10 produces the protein MEVSHSVKERTIAENSLVILLQGLHGHVTTVDLRDESTATGRVANVDAFMNMRLAEVTFTDRRGEVSQLDEIFVTGRNVRYVHIPDEVDIRATIERQLQAIHRVRYFGGRDKGRREFPRAKHK, from the coding sequence ATGGAGGTCAGCCACTCAGTCAAGGAGCGCACCATCGCCGAGAACAGCCTGGtcatcctgctgcagggccTGCACGGCCACGTCACCACCGTGGACCTCCGTGATGAGAGCACGGCCACGGGGCGCGTGGCCAACGTGGACGCCTTCATGAACATGCGCCTGGCCGAGGTGACCTTCACAGACAGGCGAGGCGAGGTGTCACAGCTGGACGAGATCTTTGTGACCGGCAGGAACGTGCGCTACGTGCACATCCCCGACGAGGTGGACATCAGGGCCACCATCGAGCGGCAGCTGCAGGCCATCCACCGCGTGCGCTACTTCGGGGGCCGCGACAAGGGCAGGAGGGAGTTCCCTCGTGCCAAGCACAAATGA
- the STK40 gene encoding serine/threonine-protein kinase 40 isoform X1, producing MKRRASDRGAGETSTKAKALCTGISGNNAKRAGPFILGPRLGNSPVPSIVQCLARKDGTDDFYQLKILTLEERGDKGIETQEERQGKMLLHTEYSLLSLLHNQEGVVHHHGLFQDRACEIIEDLEANRMVRKMKKRICLVLDCLCAHDFSDKTADLINLQHYVIKEKRLSERETVVIFYDVVRVVEALHKKNIVHRDLKLGNMVLNKRTHRITITNFCLGKHLVSEDDLLKDQRGSPAYISPDVLSGRPYRGKPSDMWALGVVLFTMLYGQFPFYDSIPQELFRKIKAAEYTIPEDGRVSENTVCLIRKLLVLDPQQRLTASEVLDSLSSIIASWQSMSLLSGPLQVVPDIDDQVANPEHPQEAKVTEECSQYEFENYMRQQLLLAEEKNTLHEAKSFLQKRQFGNIPPVRRLGHDAQPMNPLDAAILAQRYLRK from the exons ATGAAGCGGCGAGCATCAGACAGAGGAGCTGGGGAAACATCCACTAAGGCAAAAGCTCTTTGTACGGGGATCTCTGGAAATAATGCCAAGAGAGCGGGCCCCTTCATACTGG GTCCACGTTTAGGTAACTCCCCTGTGCCAAGTATTGTTCAGTGTTTGGCAAGGAAGGATGGGACAGATGACTTTTATCAGCTAAAG ATTCTCACCTTAGAAGAAAGGGGCGACAAAGGAATAGAAACACAGGAGGAACGACAGGGCAAGATGCTGCTGCACACGGAGTattctctcctttccctgctCCACAATCAGGAAGGAGTGGTTCATCACCACGGGCTCTTCCAG GACCGAGCTTGCGAAATTATAGAAGATCTGGAAGCCAACAGAATGgtcagaaaaatgaagaagcGCATTTGCCTTGTGTTAGACTGTCTCTGTGCTCATGATTTCAGTGACAAAACAGCAGACCTGATCAATCTGCAGCATTATGTCATTAAGGAGAAGAGGCTCAGTGAGCGAGAGACGGTTGTGATATTTTATGATGTGGTACGAGTGGTGGAAGCATTACATAAG aaaaatattgtgCACAGAGACTTGAAACTAGGAAACATGGTGCTAAACAAAAG gACTCATCGGATAACCATAACCAACTTCTGCCTGGGGAAGCACCTAGTGAGTGAGGATGACCTTCTGAAGGACCAGCGGGGGAGCCCTGCCTACATCAGCCCCGATGTGCTCAGCG gtCGGCCGTACCGTGGCAAACCCAGCGACATGTGGGCGCTGGGCGTCGTGCTCTTCACCATGCTCTATGGCCAGTTCCCCTTCTACGACAGCATACCTCAGGAGCTCTTCCGCAAAATCAAGGCTGCCGAGTACACCATCCCTGA ggaTGGTCGGGTCTCAGAGAACACTGTGTGCTTGATCCGAAAACTGCTCGTCTTGGATCCGCAGCAGCGCCTGACAGCTTCTGAAGTGCTGGATTCTCTCAGCTCCATCATCGCATCGTG gcagTCCATGTCATTGCTGAGTGGCCCTTTGCAGGTGGTGCCGGACATTGACGACCAGGTGGCCAACCCTGAACACCCACAGGAG GCAAAGGTGACGGAGGAGTGCTCGCAGTACGAGTTCGAGAACTacatgaggcagcagctgctgctggccgaGGAGAAGAACACTTTGCACGAGGCCAAGAGCTTCCTGCAGAAGCGGCAGTTTGGGAACATCCCCCCCGTGCGCCGCCTGGGCCACGACGCGCAGCCCATGAACCCTCTGGACGCGGCCATCCTGGCCCAGCGCTACCTGCGGAAGTAA